A part of Pararhizobium sp. A13 genomic DNA contains:
- a CDS encoding ABC transporter ATP-binding protein: MIQVRDTPLPRAGKAVGIQTIGMTMRFGSFSALDNVSIDVPAGTFHALLGENGAGKSTLVKCIMGFYRQTSGSLSVDGHEVSVQSPKDAATYGLGMVYQQFTLVPSLTGAENLVINRAHVPAIINWAKERKELAAFMERMPFKIPLDRPVSELAAGEKQKLEIVKQLYLGRSFLILDEPTSVLTPAEADEMLGLVRGMTERGELTVLMISHKFHEVTKFTDAVTVLRRGKMAGSGLVKDLSTKDMAAMMIGDVKLAELDTRLPVPADAKPILVISDIKAPDRTGLKMIDIGNLTVHAGEIVGIAGISGNGQKELAEVLAGQRPPEAGSITVKGSLYGATRQETRINNVRFIPEEPLNNACAPKMTVTENLAFRTFDVKREGGDALWLDMKAMRKRAASLISDFKVKTASHSSPIASLSGGNVQRAVLARELTGDVDLLIVSNPCFGLDFSAVAEIRARIMKARNSGTAVLLLSEDLDELLEMSDRIMVMSDGRLVYETPALSADISVIGAHMAGHH; this comes from the coding sequence ATGATCCAGGTCCGCGACACGCCGCTGCCCAGGGCCGGCAAGGCCGTTGGCATCCAGACGATCGGCATGACCATGCGCTTCGGCAGCTTTTCTGCGCTCGACAATGTCTCGATCGACGTTCCCGCCGGCACGTTCCACGCGCTGCTCGGCGAAAACGGCGCCGGCAAATCGACGCTGGTCAAATGCATCATGGGCTTCTACCGCCAGACCTCCGGCTCGCTGTCGGTCGATGGCCACGAGGTGTCTGTCCAATCCCCAAAAGATGCCGCGACCTATGGGCTTGGCATGGTCTACCAACAGTTCACGCTGGTGCCGTCGCTGACGGGGGCTGAAAACCTCGTGATCAACCGCGCGCATGTGCCTGCCATCATCAACTGGGCGAAGGAGCGAAAGGAACTCGCCGCCTTCATGGAGCGCATGCCGTTCAAGATCCCGCTCGACCGGCCGGTCAGCGAGCTTGCGGCAGGCGAAAAGCAGAAGCTCGAAATCGTCAAGCAGCTCTATCTCGGCCGCAGCTTCCTCATCCTCGACGAACCGACCTCGGTGCTGACGCCGGCCGAAGCCGACGAGATGCTCGGCCTCGTGCGCGGCATGACAGAGCGCGGCGAACTGACCGTGCTGATGATCAGCCACAAGTTCCACGAAGTGACGAAGTTCACCGACGCGGTCACGGTTCTGCGGCGCGGCAAGATGGCGGGCAGCGGGCTGGTCAAGGACCTCTCGACCAAGGATATGGCGGCGATGATGATCGGCGACGTCAAGCTCGCCGAACTCGACACCCGCCTGCCGGTGCCCGCCGATGCCAAGCCGATCCTGGTCATCAGCGACATCAAGGCGCCGGATCGCACCGGCCTGAAGATGATCGATATCGGCAACCTGACGGTCCATGCCGGCGAGATCGTCGGCATCGCCGGCATTTCCGGCAACGGCCAGAAGGAACTTGCCGAAGTGCTGGCAGGCCAGCGCCCGCCGGAAGCCGGCAGCATCACCGTGAAAGGCTCGCTCTACGGCGCCACACGACAGGAAACACGCATCAACAACGTCCGGTTCATTCCGGAAGAGCCACTGAACAACGCCTGCGCGCCAAAAATGACGGTAACGGAAAATCTCGCCTTCCGCACCTTCGACGTGAAGAGAGAGGGCGGTGACGCCCTCTGGCTCGACATGAAGGCGATGCGCAAGCGCGCGGCCTCGCTGATCTCGGACTTCAAGGTGAAGACCGCGTCCCACTCCTCGCCGATCGCCTCCCTCTCCGGCGGCAACGTCCAGCGCGCCGTGCTCGCGCGTGAACTGACCGGCGATGTCGATCTCCTGATCGTTTCCAACCCCTGCTTCGGCCTCGACTTCTCGGCCGTCGCCGAAATCCGCGCCCGCATCATGAAGGCGCGCAATTCCGGCACTGCCGTTCTGCTTCTCTCGGAGGATCTCGACGAACTCTTGGAAATGTCGGACCGGATCATGGTGATGTCGGACGGCAGGCTGGTCTATGAAACGCCGGCGCTTTCGGCCGACATTTCCGTCATCGGCGCTCATATGGCGGGACATCATTGA
- a CDS encoding cysteine hydrolase: MTEIKAEPFAFPLRRDKLALIVIDMQRDFAEPGGFGESLGNDVSRITRIVPDVKRLIAGFREAGLPVIHTMECHRPDLSDLPLAKRNRGNPALKIGDEGPMGRVLISGEPGTAILSELAPVDGEIVIEKPGKGAFYATPLGDILKARGIEQLVFAGVTTEVCVQTTMREANDRGYECLLAEEATESYFSEFKQAAIAMITAQGAIVGWVASVDAIMEGIAHA, from the coding sequence ATGACCGAGATCAAGGCCGAACCGTTTGCCTTTCCGCTGAGGCGAGACAAGCTCGCACTGATCGTCATCGACATGCAGCGCGATTTCGCCGAACCCGGCGGCTTCGGCGAAAGCCTCGGCAACGACGTCAGCCGGATCACCAGGATCGTGCCGGACGTGAAGCGGCTGATCGCGGGGTTTCGCGAAGCGGGCCTGCCGGTCATCCACACGATGGAATGCCACCGCCCCGACCTCTCCGATCTGCCCCTCGCCAAGCGCAATCGCGGCAATCCGGCCCTGAAGATCGGCGACGAAGGGCCGATGGGCCGGGTGCTGATATCCGGCGAACCCGGAACCGCGATCCTTTCCGAACTGGCGCCGGTCGACGGCGAAATCGTCATCGAGAAGCCCGGCAAGGGCGCCTTCTATGCAACCCCGCTTGGCGATATCCTCAAGGCGCGCGGCATCGAACAACTCGTCTTTGCCGGGGTAACCACCGAAGTCTGCGTTCAGACGACGATGCGCGAGGCCAATGACCGCGGCTATGAATGCCTTCTCGCCGAGGAAGCCACGGAAAGTTATTTTTCCGAGTTCAAGCAAGCCGCCATCGCGATGATCACGGCCCAGGGCGCCATCGTCGGCTGGGTCGCCTCGGTGGACGCCATCATGGAGGGGATAGCTCATGCCTGA
- a CDS encoding cupin domain-containing protein codes for MPETTRESLTSGGWRTLSFEPFRDEVTIHWIQRFEGDQPGVALLKYEAGASVPRHLHMGLETIVVLEGTQSDEAGDYGPGSLVVNKEGTAHSVWSDTGCVVLIQWDRPVKMLQEELA; via the coding sequence ATGCCTGAAACGACTCGCGAAAGCCTGACATCGGGCGGCTGGCGGACGTTATCCTTCGAACCCTTCCGCGATGAGGTGACGATCCACTGGATCCAGCGTTTCGAGGGCGACCAGCCGGGCGTGGCGCTGTTGAAATACGAGGCCGGCGCATCCGTCCCGCGCCATCTGCACATGGGCCTCGAAACGATCGTCGTGCTCGAAGGCACGCAGTCGGACGAGGCCGGCGACTACGGCCCCGGCAGCCTCGTCGTCAACAAGGAAGGCACCGCGCATTCCGTCTGGAGCGACACGGGATGCGTCGTGCTGATCCAATGGGACCGGCCGGTAAAAATGCTGCAAGAGGAGCTGGCATGA